A region of Saccopteryx leptura isolate mSacLep1 chromosome X, mSacLep1_pri_phased_curated, whole genome shotgun sequence DNA encodes the following proteins:
- the MORF4L2 gene encoding mortality factor 4-like protein 2, which produces MSSRKQGSQTRGQQSAEEDNFKKPTRSNMQRSKMRGASSGKKTAGPQQKNLEPALPGRWGGRSAENPPSGSVRKTRKNKQKTPGNGDGGSTSEVPQPPRKKRARADPTVESEDAFKNRMEVKVKIPEELKPWLVEDWDLVTRQKQLFQLPAKKNVDAILEEYASCKKSQGNVDNKEYAVNEVVAGIKEYFNVMLGTQLLYKFERPQYAEILLAHPDAPMSQVYGAPHLLRLFVRIGAMLAYTPLDEKSLALLLGYLHDFLKYLAKNAASLFTASDYKVASAEYHRKAL; this is translated from the coding sequence ATGAGTTCCAGAAAGCAGGGTTCTCAAACTCGTGGACAACAATCTGCAGAAGAAGACAACTTCAAAAAGCCCACTAGAAGCAACATGCAGAGAAGCAAGATGAGAGGGGCCTCATCAGGAAAGAAGACAGCTGGTCCACAGCAGAAGAATCTGGAACCAGCCCTCCCAGGAAGatgggggggtcgctctgctgagaATCCCCCTTCTGGATCCGTGAGGAAGACCCGAAAGAACAAGCAGAAGACTCCTGGAAACGGAGACGGAGGCAGTACCAGTGAGGTGCCCCAGCCACCCCGGAAGAAAAGGGCCCGGGCTGACCCCACTGTGGAAAGCGAGGATGCATTTAAGAATAGAATGGAGGTCAAAGTGAAGATTCCGGAAGAATTAAAACCCTGGCTTGTGGAGGACTGGGACTTGGTTACCAGGCAGAAGCAGCTGTTTCAACTCCCTGCTAAGAAGAATGTAGATGCCATCCTAGAAGAGTATGCAAGCTGCAAGAAATCGCAGGGAAACGTCGACAATAAGGAGTACGCCGTGAATGAAGTTGTTGCAGGAATCAAAGAATACTTCAATGTGATGTTGGGCACCCAGCTGCTATACAAGTTTGAGAGGCCTCAGTATGCCGAGATCCTCTTGGCCCACCCTGATGCGCCGATGTCGCAGGTTTATGGCGCACCGCACCTACTGCGGTTATTCGTAAGAATCGGAGCAATGTTGGCGTACACGCCCCTTGATGAGAAAAGCCTTGCATTATTGCTGGGCTATTTGCATGATTTCCTAAAATACCTGGCAAAGAATGCTGCATCTCTGTTTACTGCCAGTGATTACAAAGTGGCTTCTGCTGAGTACCACCGCAAAGCCCTGTGA